The Sphingomonas aliaeris genome segment CACGTTATTCACGATAGAATGCATTGTCGTCCCTTCTTGGACGGCCATTCTTCCGTCTCGGGGTTAATCGAAAGTAAGTGAACCGGATCGGATGATTTTGTACCCGATCGACGTGTATTATGGGTGGAATTTTCGTGGTCCGGTCGCGGCTCGGACTTGGCGGGGCGATCCGCACGGGGCATGGGGACGGAATGGACGCACTGACCCTGTTCGGCCTGTTTGCCGTCACCTTCATGCTGGTCTGCTATATGAAGGAGGCGGGCAGCCATTGGTGGACGCTCGCCTTCGCCGCCGGGTGCCTGATGGGGTCGGCCTACGGCTTTTTGCAGGGGGCTTGGCCGTTCGGGCTCGTCGAACTTGCCTGGACCGCGGTCGCGTTCAACAAATGGCTTAAACTGCGCCGCATCGAATTGCGGAATGGGGTGGAACCCATCGCTTGACTCGTGCGTGTCGCAACCTTATCTGGCGATCATTCCGAAACACCGGTCCCGGCGGCGCTGTTTGCGTGCGCCGCGTTCTTGCGTTTAGGGATGTGCATCAACGCTATGAGATGGGGCTGCAGCCATGCTGCCCCGTGGAGCAGGAGAATTTAATTCATGGCTCGTATCGCCGGGGTAAATATCCCGACCAACAAGCGCGTCGTCATCGCGCTCACCTACATCCACGGCATCGGTAACACGCATGCCAAGGCGATCACCGAAAAGCTGGGCATTGCGCCAGAGCGTCGCGTGCAGGACCTGACCGATCAGGAAGTGCTGCAGATTCGCGAAACGATCGACGCCGATTACACCGTCGAGGGTGATCTCCGTCGTCAGGTCGCGATGAACATCAAGCGCCTGATGGATCTCGCCTGCTATCGTGGTCTGCGTCACCGTAAGGGCCTGCCGGTCCGCGGTCAGCGTACGCACACGAACGCCCGTACCCGCAAGGGCAAGGCAAAGCCGATCGCCGGCAAGAAGAAGTAAGCTCGCAGCCGTCGCGTCTTGCGGCGGCTCGCTTACCTTTATCAGGGATTAGGAATTTAAAATGGCACGTGAACCGCAACGCATTAAGCGGCGTGAGCGCAAGAACATCACTTCGGGCGTCGCCCATGTGAATGCGTCTTTCAACAACACCATGATCACGATCACCGATGCCCAGGGCAACGCGATCTCGTGGTCCTCGGCCGGCATGATGGGCTTCAAGGGCTCGCGCAAGTCGACCCCGTATGCTGCGCAGGTCGCAGCGGAAGACGCTGGCAAGAAGGCCGCCGAACACGGCGTCCGCACGCTTGAAGTCGAAGTGAAGGGCCCGGGTTCGGGTCGTGAATCGGCACTGCGCGCGCTCCAGGCTGTCGGTTTCCAGATCACCTCGATCCGCGACGTCACCTCGATCCCGCACAACGGCGTGCGCCCTTCGAAGCGTCGTCGCGTCTGATCTTCGTTTCTCGGCTGCGCGCGGTTGATCACGCCGCGCAGCCGATTCTCTCATGGCCGGGGCCCGCCCGCACCGGTCCAAAACCAAGGGGAAGCCCATGTCCGTCAATGCAAAGAATTGGCAGGAACTCAAGAAGCCCAACGGTCTCGAGAAGAAGTCGGGAGACGGCAAGCGCAAGGCGACCTTCGTTGCCGAGCCGCTGGAGCGTGGTTTCGGCCTGACGCTCGGCAACGCGCTGCGCCGCGTCCTGCTGTCGTCGCTGCAGGGTGCTGCGGTGACCTCGATCAAGATCGAGAACGTGCTGCACGAATTCTCGTCGCTCGCCGGCGTTCGTGAAGACGTGACCGACATCGTCCTGAACGTGAAGCAGATCGCACTGCGCATGCAGGGCGAAGGCCCGAAGCGTCTCCAGCTGTCGGCGACCGGTCCTGCAACCGTCACTGCCGGTGACATCGCCGTGTCGGGCGACATCGAAGTGATGAACCCGGCTCTGGTCATCTGCCATCTGGACGATGGCGCGACGCTCAACATGGAACTAACCGCCGATGTTGG includes the following:
- the rpsM gene encoding 30S ribosomal protein S13; this translates as MARIAGVNIPTNKRVVIALTYIHGIGNTHAKAITEKLGIAPERRVQDLTDQEVLQIRETIDADYTVEGDLRRQVAMNIKRLMDLACYRGLRHRKGLPVRGQRTHTNARTRKGKAKPIAGKKK
- the rpsK gene encoding 30S ribosomal protein S11, producing MAREPQRIKRRERKNITSGVAHVNASFNNTMITITDAQGNAISWSSAGMMGFKGSRKSTPYAAQVAAEDAGKKAAEHGVRTLEVEVKGPGSGRESALRALQAVGFQITSIRDVTSIPHNGVRPSKRRRV